A region from the Candidatus Hydrogenedentota bacterium genome encodes:
- a CDS encoding DUF393 domain-containing protein: MNTRSSQTRDAPTGDRPIIFFDGVCGLCNRFVDLMLRVDSRQVFLFAPIQGETARALLPPIGEDPEQWSMVYLDERGMHDQSDASLEICRRLGGLWSVLGWLRLIPRLVRDPVYRAIARNRYSLFGKRDTCRVPGAEERARFLP; encoded by the coding sequence ATGAATACTCGATCCAGTCAGACTAGAGATGCTCCAACAGGTGATCGCCCCATTATCTTTTTCGACGGCGTCTGCGGCCTGTGCAATCGCTTCGTGGATCTCATGCTGCGTGTGGATAGCAGGCAAGTGTTTCTCTTCGCACCCATCCAGGGCGAGACCGCCCGAGCCTTGTTGCCGCCGATTGGCGAGGATCCGGAACAATGGTCCATGGTCTATCTGGACGAGCGGGGCATGCACGATCAGTCCGATGCTTCGCTGGAAATTTGCAGGAGACTGGGCGGGCTGTGGTCGGTCCTGGGTTGGCTTCGCCTCATACCACGTCTTGTGCGCGATCCGGTCTATCGCGCGATTGCGCGAAACCGCTACAGCCTCTTCGGCAAGCGAGATACCTGTCGCGTGCCCGGCGCGGAGGAACGCGCCCGATTCCTGCCGTAG